Proteins found in one Paenibacillus borealis genomic segment:
- a CDS encoding DHA2 family efflux MFS transporter permease subunit — protein sequence MSTFTAGTAPSKTIRRGPIIAALLIGAFVALLNQTLMNVALPKMMEDLKIAANTAQWLTTGFMLVNGVLVPISAYLVEKFTTRQLFTTAMMLFSIGTLVCAVGSGFEMIMVGRVIQAVGAGILMPLMNIVFLRIFPIEERGKAMGLMAVAMIFAPAVGPTLSGWVVQNYSWRVLFYIVLPLAIFSMLLGMKTMQNVGKLTSPKLDKPGVILSTLGFGGLLYGFSDAGTDGWGSTTVILCLILGVVSLGLFVWRELTADKPLLEFRIFRYNMYSLTTVINIIVTMAMYAGMILLPIYLQTIRGFTPMESGLMLLPGAILMGIMSPITGIIFDKIGARWLAVIGLAITAITTWEFSQISDSTTYTHLILTYTARMFGMSMLMMPIVTAGLNQLPQRLASHGTAMSNTLRTVGGALGMALFVSLMTNRTKSNITDALTSGAVSQTDKAAMLKLTQEATINGITHAFTVATWVTVLALVLALFIRKTSPQPDFLKTEEAEEVQPQPNKVKSQRA from the coding sequence ATGAGTACATTTACTGCCGGCACTGCACCGTCCAAGACGATCCGCAGAGGCCCGATTATCGCAGCGCTCCTGATCGGTGCCTTCGTGGCGCTGCTGAATCAGACACTGATGAATGTGGCGCTGCCCAAAATGATGGAGGACCTGAAGATCGCCGCCAATACGGCACAATGGCTGACTACAGGATTCATGCTGGTTAATGGTGTGCTGGTGCCAATCAGCGCTTATCTGGTAGAGAAATTTACGACCCGCCAGCTCTTTACGACGGCGATGATGCTATTTTCCATAGGTACACTGGTATGTGCGGTAGGTTCAGGCTTTGAAATGATTATGGTCGGCAGAGTTATTCAGGCCGTAGGTGCCGGAATTCTGATGCCGCTGATGAACATTGTGTTCCTGCGCATCTTCCCGATTGAAGAACGCGGCAAGGCCATGGGGCTTATGGCGGTTGCGATGATTTTTGCCCCGGCAGTCGGACCTACCTTGTCCGGTTGGGTAGTTCAGAACTATTCCTGGCGCGTGTTGTTCTACATCGTGCTTCCGCTGGCGATCTTCTCGATGCTGCTAGGCATGAAGACGATGCAGAATGTAGGCAAGCTGACTTCTCCGAAGCTGGATAAGCCGGGTGTAATCTTATCGACCCTGGGCTTTGGCGGCCTGCTGTACGGCTTCAGTGACGCCGGAACAGACGGCTGGGGCAGCACAACCGTTATCCTTTGCCTGATCCTGGGTGTTGTCTCCCTGGGGCTGTTCGTATGGCGTGAGCTTACGGCGGATAAGCCGCTGCTTGAATTCCGCATTTTCCGTTACAACATGTATTCACTCACTACTGTAATTAACATTATTGTGACCATGGCTATGTACGCAGGTATGATCCTGCTGCCGATCTATCTGCAGACAATCCGCGGGTTTACACCTATGGAATCCGGACTGATGCTGCTGCCGGGTGCCATCCTGATGGGTATTATGTCTCCGATCACCGGAATTATATTTGATAAAATCGGCGCAAGATGGCTGGCGGTTATCGGTCTTGCCATCACAGCCATTACGACCTGGGAATTCAGCCAGATCAGTGACAGCACAACCTATACACATCTGATCCTGACTTATACTGCACGGATGTTCGGGATGTCCATGCTGATGATGCCAATCGTAACTGCCGGTCTGAACCAGCTGCCGCAGCGTTTGGCTTCGCATGGTACGGCAATGTCCAACACCCTGCGGACCGTAGGCGGTGCACTGGGTATGGCACTGTTCGTCAGCCTGATGACCAACCGTACGAAGAGCAACATTACCGATGCACTGACAAGCGGTGCGGTATCGCAGACCGATAAGGCGGCGATGCTTAAGCTGACACAGGAAGCGACCATTAACGGGATTACCCATGCGTTCACCGTAGCTACCTGGGTGACGGTTCTTGCCCTGGTGCTGGCGTTGTTCATCAGAAAGACTTCGCCGCAGCCGGACTTCCTGAAGACGGAAGAAGCGGAGGAAGTACAGCCGCAGCCTAACAAGGTGAAATCTCAAAGAGCTTAA
- a CDS encoding MarR family winged helix-turn-helix transcriptional regulator → MLEEKEKQLDDILSSFRCITHNFQQLLWKDAEELKITSTQLMVLRKLSAHPDIGITELADLLHLGNSAASGVVDRMVKAGLITRERSQSDRRIFKLAMTDKGKEIRELSKQSLRRYLQPLANIPAEDAGELLRLHGEIIKILVQGRDNKKL, encoded by the coding sequence ATGTTGGAGGAAAAAGAAAAGCAGTTAGACGATATTCTATCCTCTTTCCGCTGTATCACCCATAATTTCCAGCAGCTTTTGTGGAAGGACGCAGAAGAACTCAAGATTACATCTACCCAGCTAATGGTATTACGTAAGTTGTCGGCACATCCCGATATCGGTATCACTGAGCTTGCAGACCTGCTGCACCTTGGCAACAGCGCGGCAAGCGGGGTGGTGGACCGGATGGTGAAGGCTGGCCTGATTACCAGGGAACGCTCGCAGAGCGACAGACGTATATTTAAGCTGGCGATGACCGATAAGGGCAAGGAGATCCGGGAGTTAAGCAAACAGTCTCTGCGCAGGTATCTGCAGCCACTGGCTAATATACCTGCAGAGGATGCCGGAGAATTGCTGCGGTTGCATGGTGAAATCATCAAAATTCTAGTACAAGGGAGAGACAACAAGAAATTATGA